The Streptomyces sp. NBC_01463 DNA window AGTGATCCGTGGAGCAGTCTGTCCGGCGGGAACTGGGTACGGGTACTCAGGCCCGGTCCCGTCGGGGAGTGCAGGCTCACGGTATGAGAGCGATGTGGGAGGACGCGGCGCTGGCGGTCCTGACGGCGTTGGTGGGTCTGTTCCTCGGCCTCCTGGCGGCCCTGGGGGTGTTGGGAGCGAGCATGTCCGGAGGGGACTATCCCCGCACGAGCTCCGGCGAGTGGGTGGTGGCTCTGGGGGCGGCGGCCGTGGCGGTGGCCGCTCCGGCACTGGTCGCCCTGATCGCGTGGCGCCGCAAGCTGTGGCTCACGATGGCAGTCCAGGCACTGCTGTTTCTCACGCTGGCGGGTCTCGCACTGTCGTGGGGCGTCCAGTCGCTCTGATGCGGCGGCGACAACGCGATCTGCGGTCCCCGAACTCCTTCTGCCCATCCACCCCTTGCCTGATGATGCGTCAGGTACGACGATGACCCCGCTTGCTATGTGACGAGTCGTCAGATTCGTGTCAGGGTCACCCAGGGGAAGGAGGCCGTTCGGTGCCGATACTGCCCGCCGGACCGCTGTCGTACGGGATGCAGCTCCCGATCCAGTCGCAGAGCGCCATCTACGCGGAGCCGTGGGAGGCCGCGGCCACCCCCGCGGACCTCGCGGAGATCGCCCGCACCGCCGACCGGGCCGGATTCACCTATCTGGCCAGTTGCGACCATGTCGCCATCCCGCGCCGGCTCGCGGAGGGGATGAGCACCGTCTGGTACGACCCGGTGGCCACGCTCGGCTTCCTCGCGGGCGTCACCGAGCGTGTGCTGCTGATGAGCCATGTCGCCGTCGTCGGGCTGCGCCATCCGCTGGCCACCGCCAAGCAGTACGCCACCCTCGACCACCTCAGCGGCGGCCGGCTGATCCTCGGGGTCGGGGCCGGGCACGTGCGCGAGGAGTTCGAGGCGCTCGGGGCGGACTTCGACGGGCGCGGCCCGGTGCTCGACGAGACCATCGACGCTCTGCGGGCCGCGCTCGGGCCCGAGGAGTACCCGGAGTTCGCGGGGGAGCGGTTCTCCTTCTCCGGGCTGGGGCAGCTGCCGAGGCCCGCCCAGCAACGGGTGCCGGTCTGGGTGGGCGGCTCCTCGCCCGCCGCGGTGCGCCGGGCCGCCGTGCGCGGGGACGGCTGGCTGCCGCAGGGGGACCCGCGGGAGAAGCTGCCCGCGCAGATCGCCCGGCTGCACACCCTGCGCGAGGAGGCGGGGGTCGAGGACCCGATCGTCGTCGGTGCCATCACCGAGCCGCTGTACGTGGGGGAGCCGGGCTGGTCCGTGGGGCGGCGCACGCTCAGCGGGAAGCCGGAGGCCATCGCCGAGTCGCTGCGGGAGTACGCGGCCATGGGCGTGCACCAGATCCAGGTGCGGTTCCGCAGCCGCGGCCGGACCGAACTCACTGATCAGATGGCGGCGTTCGCCGCCGAAGTCGCACCTCACCTCGACCACCTCGACAGGTAGGAGACAGGCCATGGGCAAGTTGGACGGCCGGACCGTGCTGATCAGCGGCGCGGCGCGCGGGCAGGGCGAGCAGGAGGCGCGGCTCTTCGTCGCGGAGGGCGCGCGGGTGGTGATCGCCGATGTGCTCGACGAGCAGGGCGAGGCGCTCGCGAAGGAACTGGGTCAGGAGAACGCGCTCTTCGTGCACCTGGACGTGAGTGTGGAGGCGGACTGGCAGGCCGCCGTCGCCGCGGCGAAGGAGGCCTTCGGCGGGATCGACGGGCTCGTCAACAACGCGGGCATCCTGCGCTTCAACGAGCTGCTGTCCACGCCGCTGGAGGAGTTCCAGCAGGTGGTGCAGGTCAATCAGGTGGGGGCCTTCCTGGGGATCAGGACCGTCGCGCCGGAGATCGAGGCCGCGGGGGGCGGGACCATCGTCAACACCTCCTCGTTCACCGGCCTGACCGGCATGGCCTTCGTGGGCGCGTACGCCGCGACGAAGCATGCCGTCCTGGGCCTCACCAAGGTGGCGGCCATCGAGCTGGCGGCCAAGAAGATCCGGGTCAACGCCGTCTGCCCCGGGGCCGTGGACACCGCGATGAGCAATCCGGCGCTGCTGGACCCGGCCGCGGACGTGTCGGAGTCCTCGGAGGCGCTCGACGCGTACTACAGCAAGCTCGTTCCGCTCGGGCGGATCGGCCGGCCCGAGGAGGTGGCGGCCCTGGCGCTGTTCCTGACCTCGGACGACTCCTCGTACATCACCGGGCAGCCGTTCGTCATCGACGGCGGCTGGCTGGCGGGCGTCAGTCTGTTCTGACCTTGCCGCCCATCCCGCATGTCTGACGAAGCGTCAGGTATTGACGGGTCGGGGCGTCGGTGGAACAGTCGGACGCATCAGAATCTGACGGTGTGTCAGAAACGATTGAGGACGGTGAACCCCCTTGGAATTCGGGCTCTTTGTACAGGGGTATGTGCCCGCCGCGCGGGCCAAGGTCGACCCCGGGGCAGAGCACAAGGCGCTGATCGAGGAGACCGAGTACGTCATCCAGGCGGACAAGTCCGGCTTCAAGTACGCCTGGGCCTCCGAGCACCACTTCCTGGAGGAGTACTCGCATCTCTCGGCCAACGATGTGTACCTGGGCTATCTCGCGCACGCCACCGAGCGCATCCACCTCGGATCCGGCATCTTCAACCCGCTCGCCCCGGTCAACCACCCGGTGAAGGTGGCCGAGAAGGTCGCCATGATGGACCACCTCTCGGAGGGGCGCTTCGAGTTCGGCTCCGGGCGCGGGGCGGGGACCCACGAGATCCTCGGGTTCATGCCGGGCATCACCGACATGAACCACACCAAGGAACTCTGGGAAGAGACCATCGCCGAGTTCCCCAAGATGTGGCTCCAGGACGAGTACGTCGGCTTCCAGGGCAAGCACTGGTCGCTGCCGCCGCGCAAGATCCTGCCCAAGCCGTACGGGAAGTCGCACCCGGCGATGTGGTACGCGGCCGGCTCGCCGCCCTCGTACGCGATGGCGGGGAAGAAGGGGCTCGGCGTGCTGGGCTTCAGCGTGCAGAAGGTCTCCGACATGGAGTGGGTCGTCGAGTCCTACAAGAACGCGGTCAAGGACGCCGAACCGATCGGTGACTTCGTCAACGACAACGTCATGGTCACGTCCACGGCGATCTGCGCCGAGACCCACAAGAAGGCCGTCGAGATCGCGGTCGGCGGCGGGCTGAACTACCTCCAGTCGCTGCTGTTCCGCTACCACGACACGTTCCCGCGGCCGGACGGCATCCCGGAGTGGCCGGAGCTGCTGCCGGAGTACTCGGAGGAGATCATCGAGCTGCTGATCGCCGAGGAGCTGATGATCTGCGGGGACCCGGACGAGGTGCTGGGGCAGTGCCGGCGCTGGGAGCAGGCCGGGGCGGACCAGCTGAGCTTCGGGCTGCCGATCGGGATGAGTCCCGAGGACACGCTGAACTCGATCAAGCTGATCGGTGAGCACGTGATCCCGAAGATCGACACGGACCCGGTGCACCGGACGACGCGGTTCCGCGACGCGGCGTAGTCGCGGGGGCGCTGCCCCCGCACCCCTGCTCCTCAATCGCCGGAGGGGCTGATATCGCCCGGCCGGGCCTGATGCGGCCCGGAGGGGCTCAATCTGCGGGCGGCGTCTTCCCGGACCGCCGCTCCGCGAGCCGGGGTGCGTACCGCGGCCGTGCGCACCCCGGCGCACACCACGTTTGGACACCACGGAAGGGACCCCGTCATGCTCGACCACCTCATCCGCGGAGCGACCGTCGTGGACGGCACCGGCGGGCCCTCCTTCCGCGCGGACGTCGGCATCCGGGACGGCCGCATCGCCGTCGTCGCGGAGCCCGGCACCGTCGCCGAGGAGGCCGCGACCTCCGAGGACGCCACCGGCCTCGTCCTCGCCCCCGGCTTCGTCGACCCGCACACCCACTACGACGCCCAGCTCTTCTGGGACCCGTACGCCACCCCGTCGATGAACCACGGCGTCACCACCGTCGCCGGCGGCAACTGCGGATTCACCCTCGCCCCGCTCCACCCGGACCGGCCCGAGGACGCCGACTACACCCGGCGCATGATGTCGCGGGTCGAGGGCATGGCCCTCAAGGCGCTGGAGGAGGGCGTCGACTGGAGCTGGTCCAGCTTCCGCGAGTACCTCGACGCGCTCGACGGGCGGATCGCCGTCAACGCCGGGTTCATGGTCGGGCACTGCGCCCTGCGCCGGCACGTCATGGGCGCCGACGCGGTCGGCGGACAGCCGACCCCCGCCCAACTCGACGCCATGCTCGCCCTCTTCCACGACGCGATGGACGCCGGGGCGTGGGGGCTCTCCACCACCCAGTCCTCCACCCACGCCGACGGCGACGGACAGCCGGTCGCCTCCCGGCACGCGCTGCCCGAGGAACTCCTCGCGCTCTCCCGGGCCGTCGGCGAACACGAGGGCACGCAGATCGAGGCGATCGTCGCCGGCTGCCTGGACCAGTTCTCCGACGACGAGATCGACCTGTTCGTCGACATGACGGCCGCGGCCGGACGCCCGCTCAACTGGAACGTCCTGACCATCGACGCCGCCGTCCCCGAACGCGTACCGCGCCAGCTGATCCCCAGCGAACGCGCCCGTCGCGCGGGAGGCCGGATCGTCGCGCTCACCATGCCGATCCTCACCCCGATGAACATGTCGCTCGGCACGTTCTGCGCCCTCAACCTGATCCCCGGCTGGGGCGACATCCTCGCCCTGCCCGTCCCCGAGCGCATCGAACGGCTCCGCGACGCCGACACCCGCGCCGAGATGCTCCGCCGCGCCAACAGCAAGGAGGCCGGTGTCTTCCGCCGCCTCGCGAACTTCGGCCGGTACGTCATCGGCGACACCTACAGCGAGGCGAACGAAGGCCTCAGCGGGCGCGTCGTCAAGGACATCGCGGCCGAGCGCGGCCAGGACGCCTTCCACTGCCTCGTCGAGATCTGCGCCGCCGACGAACTGCGGACGGTCCTGTGGCCGATGCCCACCGACAACGACCCCGACTCGTGGGCGCTGCGGCAGCGGACCTGGGAGCACGAGGACGTCATGCTCGGCGGTTCGGACGCGGGCGCCCACCTGGACCGGATGTGCGGAGCCCCGTACACCACCCGCTTCATCGGCGACTGCCTGCGCGGCCGCAAGCTCGTCCCGCTGGAGCAGGCCGTCAAGATGCTCACCGACGACCCGGCCCGCCTGTTCGGTCTGCGCGACCGCGGCCGTGTCACGGAGGGCTTCCACGCCGACCTCGTCCTCTTCGACCCCGAACGCATCGACGCGGGCCCGGCCACCCTCGTCCACGACCTGCCGGGCGACAGCCCCCGGCTGGACTCCAAGGCGCTCGGCATCGTGTCGGTCCGCGTCAACGGGGTGGAGACCCTGCGCGACGACAAGGTGACCGGCGCGGTCCCCGGCACGGTGCTCCGCTCCGGCCGCGACACCCGGACGGTGAGCACGCTGTGACCCCTTCACCCCAACGCCTCTTCATCGGCGGCGAGTGGACCGAACCCGCCGACGGCCACTACGAGGTGGTCAACCCGGCCACCGAGGAGACCGTCGGCCTCGCCCCCGAGGCGAGCCGCGCCCAGGTGTACGAGGCGGCCGCCGCGGCCCGCGACGCGTTCGCCACCTGGTCCCGCACCCGCCCCGAGGAGCGCGCCGCGATCCTCGACCGCGCCGCCGGCCTGATGCAGCGCGACTTCACCGCCAACGCCGCGCTCGCGCAGGCGGAGAGCGGCGCCACCACCGGAACGGCCCGCGGCATGCAGGTCGCCGTGGGCGCGGCCCGCTTCCGGCGGTACGCGAAGGGAGCGCTGGAACCGGTGGAGGAGGCGATCCCGCCGCAGATCAACGAGGCCGGGCCGATGGGCAGGGCCGGGATCTTCGGGGCGCTCGCCGTCCGCCAGCCGGTCGGCGTCGTCACCTGCATCACCTCGTACAACAACCCCTGGGCCAACCCGGCAGGCAAGATCGCCCCCGCACTCGCCATGGGCAACACGGTCGTGGTGAAACCGGCCCCGCAGGACCCGCTCTCCGTCTACCGGATGGCCGAGGCCCTCGCGGAGGCGGGCGTCCCGGCCGGCGTCGTCAACGTGGTGAGCGGTTCGGCCCCCGGAGTGGGCGAGGCGGCCGTCGACTCGCCCGACGTCGACATGGTCAGCTTCACCGGCTCCACGTCCGTCGGGCAGCGCATCGCCGAGGTCTGCGGCCGGAGCATGAAACGGCAGCTGATGGAGCTGGGCGGGAAGGGCGCCGCCGTCGTCCTCGACGACGCGGACCTCGACTCGGCGGTCGCGGGCATCGGGACGACGTTCTCGTTCTACAGCGGCCAGATCTGTACGGCTCCGACCCGCGTCCTCGTCCAACGGGCCGTGCACGACGCGCTGGTCGAGAAGCTCACCGCGTACGCCGGATACCTGCCGGTCGGCGATCCGACGGCGAAGGGCACGGTCGTCGGCCCGGTCATCTCCGCCGCCCACCGCGACCGCGTCGAGTCGTACGTGGAGCTGGGCCGCAAGGAAGGGGCGAGGGTCGTCACGGGCGGCGAACGCCCCGACCCGACCGGCCGCGGCTTCTACGTCGCCCCGACGCTGCTGGCCGACTGCACCAACGACATGCGCGTGGTGCGGGAGGAGATCTTCGGACCGGTCGTGGTGGTCGTCCCCTTCGACGACGAGGAGGAGGGCGTCGCGCTGGCCAACGACAGCGACTACGGCCTGATCGACTACGTGTGGTCCGGCGACGTGGCCCGCGCCTTCCGGGTCGCGCGCGGGCTGCGCGCGGGCGGGGTCGGCGTGAACACGATCGGCCGGAACATGGAGGCCCCGTTCGGCGGGTTCAAGCAGAGCGGTGTCGGCCGCGATGTCGGCTCGTACGCGCTGCACGCGTACAGCGAACTCCAGGCGATCGTCTGGCCGGGCTGATCCGGACAAGAGGTCCTGGGTCTACGCCCTATCCCTCCAGGAACACCGGATTGGTGAGCGCGGCGAGGGCTCCGGGCAGTCCCGGCACCGTGACCGGGTGCCGGACCTCGGCCCGGACGTAGGCGGCGTAGGCCGGCGTGGTCCGCCATTGGACCGTCCCCGCCCCTGACGGGGGGAGCGTGGCCGTGAACAGTGTGCCCTGGTCGGTGACGAAGTGGGCCGTGCAGCCCGGAGCGCCGGTGACCTCCAGCCGTACGGTGACGGGGGTGTCGTCACCCGCCACCCGCAGCCGCCCGCCGATCCCGGCATGCTGCCCGCGCCCGCCCGAGACGCCGAAGGCGAGGGTGACGTCCGAGGACTCGGCGATGTACGAGCGCCCGGCCCGGATGCCGTCCACGACGGCCTCCCGGGACAGTTCGTCGGCGAGCACGACGGTCTGCGGGAGCCCGACCTTGTCCGGCTCCCGGTGCGCATCGCTGTTGCCCATGGCCGGAACCCACGCCTGCCCCGAACGTGTGGCCGCGACGAGGGAGTTGTCCCACTCGGCGAGGGCGATCTCGTCCTCCGGGGTGTACGCCCCGTTCCACACCTCCACCGCGTCGGCCCCGCCGAAGCCGAACTTCCAGTGGCAGCCGATGCAGGTGGCGTGCGGATGGGCGGGCACGACGAGACCGCCGGCCCGGCGCACGGCCCTGGCGTAGTGCCCGAACCGGTTGTCCCGGGCCCGGTAGCGCCAGTCGATCCAGGTCCCCGGCTCGGTGGCCAGCGCGAGCACGTGCCCGTTGCGGGTGGTGATCTCCTCACCGGTGAGGACGAGCAGGTCGTCGCCCCACAGCCCGCCCCAGTCACCGTGTGCGGACGTGGTGTTGTGCTCGGTGCTGTTGATGAAGTCGAGCCCGGCCGCGCGGGCGGCGGCGGCGATCTCGGCCGGGGTCCGCCTGCCGTCCGAGTGGACGGAGTGCAGATGACAGTCACCCCGGTACCAGGCGCGCCCGCGCCCCTTGGCGCGCTCCGGCGGATACCCGGGCTCCGGCGTGGATCCGGCCGGGCCCGGCCGCAGGGTGACGGTCACCTCGTACGGCAGCCCCTCGGGCGCGACGGTGTAGGGCCCGAGGACGACGTGCCAGGTCCCGGCCCGTACCGGCCCCGCGAGATAGCCGGGGGTCGCCCCGTCGGCCCGGATGAAGAAGCTCCCGCGCGCCCCGCCGGACCACCCCCGGAATCCGGGCCCGCCCAGCTCCGTCCCGCGCTCGTCGAAGATGCCGATGTCGAGGGCGTTGCCCTGTGTGCCGGCGGGTACG harbors:
- a CDS encoding LLM class F420-dependent oxidoreductase; its protein translation is MPILPAGPLSYGMQLPIQSQSAIYAEPWEAAATPADLAEIARTADRAGFTYLASCDHVAIPRRLAEGMSTVWYDPVATLGFLAGVTERVLLMSHVAVVGLRHPLATAKQYATLDHLSGGRLILGVGAGHVREEFEALGADFDGRGPVLDETIDALRAALGPEEYPEFAGERFSFSGLGQLPRPAQQRVPVWVGGSSPAAVRRAAVRGDGWLPQGDPREKLPAQIARLHTLREEAGVEDPIVVGAITEPLYVGEPGWSVGRRTLSGKPEAIAESLREYAAMGVHQIQVRFRSRGRTELTDQMAAFAAEVAPHLDHLDR
- a CDS encoding glucose 1-dehydrogenase — its product is MGKLDGRTVLISGAARGQGEQEARLFVAEGARVVIADVLDEQGEALAKELGQENALFVHLDVSVEADWQAAVAAAKEAFGGIDGLVNNAGILRFNELLSTPLEEFQQVVQVNQVGAFLGIRTVAPEIEAAGGGTIVNTSSFTGLTGMAFVGAYAATKHAVLGLTKVAAIELAAKKIRVNAVCPGAVDTAMSNPALLDPAADVSESSEALDAYYSKLVPLGRIGRPEEVAALALFLTSDDSSYITGQPFVIDGGWLAGVSLF
- a CDS encoding LLM class flavin-dependent oxidoreductase — encoded protein: MEFGLFVQGYVPAARAKVDPGAEHKALIEETEYVIQADKSGFKYAWASEHHFLEEYSHLSANDVYLGYLAHATERIHLGSGIFNPLAPVNHPVKVAEKVAMMDHLSEGRFEFGSGRGAGTHEILGFMPGITDMNHTKELWEETIAEFPKMWLQDEYVGFQGKHWSLPPRKILPKPYGKSHPAMWYAAGSPPSYAMAGKKGLGVLGFSVQKVSDMEWVVESYKNAVKDAEPIGDFVNDNVMVTSTAICAETHKKAVEIAVGGGLNYLQSLLFRYHDTFPRPDGIPEWPELLPEYSEEIIELLIAEELMICGDPDEVLGQCRRWEQAGADQLSFGLPIGMSPEDTLNSIKLIGEHVIPKIDTDPVHRTTRFRDAA
- a CDS encoding D-aminoacylase; this translates as MLDHLIRGATVVDGTGGPSFRADVGIRDGRIAVVAEPGTVAEEAATSEDATGLVLAPGFVDPHTHYDAQLFWDPYATPSMNHGVTTVAGGNCGFTLAPLHPDRPEDADYTRRMMSRVEGMALKALEEGVDWSWSSFREYLDALDGRIAVNAGFMVGHCALRRHVMGADAVGGQPTPAQLDAMLALFHDAMDAGAWGLSTTQSSTHADGDGQPVASRHALPEELLALSRAVGEHEGTQIEAIVAGCLDQFSDDEIDLFVDMTAAAGRPLNWNVLTIDAAVPERVPRQLIPSERARRAGGRIVALTMPILTPMNMSLGTFCALNLIPGWGDILALPVPERIERLRDADTRAEMLRRANSKEAGVFRRLANFGRYVIGDTYSEANEGLSGRVVKDIAAERGQDAFHCLVEICAADELRTVLWPMPTDNDPDSWALRQRTWEHEDVMLGGSDAGAHLDRMCGAPYTTRFIGDCLRGRKLVPLEQAVKMLTDDPARLFGLRDRGRVTEGFHADLVLFDPERIDAGPATLVHDLPGDSPRLDSKALGIVSVRVNGVETLRDDKVTGAVPGTVLRSGRDTRTVSTL
- a CDS encoding aldehyde dehydrogenase family protein, encoding MTPSPQRLFIGGEWTEPADGHYEVVNPATEETVGLAPEASRAQVYEAAAAARDAFATWSRTRPEERAAILDRAAGLMQRDFTANAALAQAESGATTGTARGMQVAVGAARFRRYAKGALEPVEEAIPPQINEAGPMGRAGIFGALAVRQPVGVVTCITSYNNPWANPAGKIAPALAMGNTVVVKPAPQDPLSVYRMAEALAEAGVPAGVVNVVSGSAPGVGEAAVDSPDVDMVSFTGSTSVGQRIAEVCGRSMKRQLMELGGKGAAVVLDDADLDSAVAGIGTTFSFYSGQICTAPTRVLVQRAVHDALVEKLTAYAGYLPVGDPTAKGTVVGPVISAAHRDRVESYVELGRKEGARVVTGGERPDPTGRGFYVAPTLLADCTNDMRVVREEIFGPVVVVVPFDDEEEGVALANDSDYGLIDYVWSGDVARAFRVARGLRAGGVGVNTIGRNMEAPFGGFKQSGVGRDVGSYALHAYSELQAIVWPG
- a CDS encoding CehA/McbA family metallohydrolase; protein product: MPAPHPAHRPIARRGLLVGTAATALTLSTVSFADADAEDDREGATRTRTVRGVLPTGSPDYVYLPVDVPRGIAEIAVSYAYEKPPVPAGTQGNALDIGIFDERGTELGGPGFRGWSGGARGSFFIRADGATPGYLAGPVRAGTWHVVLGPYTVAPEGLPYEVTVTLRPGPAGSTPEPGYPPERAKGRGRAWYRGDCHLHSVHSDGRRTPAEIAAAARAAGLDFINSTEHNTTSAHGDWGGLWGDDLLVLTGEEITTRNGHVLALATEPGTWIDWRYRARDNRFGHYARAVRRAGGLVVPAHPHATCIGCHWKFGFGGADAVEVWNGAYTPEDEIALAEWDNSLVAATRSGQAWVPAMGNSDAHREPDKVGLPQTVVLADELSREAVVDGIRAGRSYIAESSDVTLAFGVSGGRGQHAGIGGRLRVAGDDTPVTVRLEVTGAPGCTAHFVTDQGTLFTATLPPSGAGTVQWRTTPAYAAYVRAEVRHPVTVPGLPGALAALTNPVFLEG